Proteins encoded together in one Lathyrus oleraceus cultivar Zhongwan6 chromosome 5, CAAS_Psat_ZW6_1.0, whole genome shotgun sequence window:
- the LOC127087365 gene encoding serine/threonine-protein kinase BLUS1: MKTSMASNIVERVQYPLDSSSYKIIDEIGAGNSAVVYKAICIPINSIPVAIKSIDLDRSRPDLDDVRREAKTLSLLSHPNILKAHCSFTVDRRLWVVMPFMAGGSLQSIISHSFQNGLTEQSIAVILKDTLNALSYLHGQGHLHRDIKSGNILVDSNGLVKLADFGVSASIYESNNSVGACSSYSSSSSNSSSSLMFTDFAGTPYWMAPEVIHSHNGYSFKADIWSFGITALELAHGRPPLSHLPPSKSMMLNITKRFRFSDFDKYIYKGHSGGSNKFSKAFKDMVASCLNQDPAKRPSAEKLLKHSFFKNCKGPEFLVKNVLNGLPSVEKRYKEIKVTMGADSNGNDDDGDDDENSVVNVKQRRISGWNFNEDGLKLEPVFPKDPCREDHDVVKQVRFEEENAIQVEEDVASSGTVIDANLNASDEVDIDDVSGVVKNREATLATLSVLKGSLEQELGQVKFLMSLIGGNGEENHVAESEEKTVKEISKLRMELETERKKNLQLELQLENIKLHLISSTANSPTS; encoded by the coding sequence ATGAAAACTTCCATGGCAAGCAACATAGTAGAAAGGGTGCAATATCCATTAGACTCTTCCTCCTACAAGATCATCGACGAGATTGGCGCCGGTAACAGCGCTGTCGTCTACAAAGCAATCTGCATCCCCATAAACTCCATACCAGTTGCTATAAAATCCATAGACTTAGATCGTTCCCGCCCCGACCTCGACGATGTTCGACGTGAAGCGAAGACATTATCACTTCTTTCTCACCCCAACATCCTCAAAGCTCACTGTTCCTTCACGGTGGACCGCCGTCTTTGGGTGGTTATGCCATTTATGGCAGGAGGTTCATTGCAGTCCATAATCTCTCACTCTTTCCAAAACGGCTTAACCGAACAATCCATAGCAGTTATTCTCAAAGACACTCTCAATGCTCTTTCTTACCTCCATGGACAAGGTCACCTTCATAGAGATATCAAATCTGGTAACATCCTTGTTGACTCAAATGGATTAGTGAAACTTGCTGATTTTGGTGTTTCTGCTTCCATTTATGAATCAAACAACTCTGTAGGAGCATGTTCTTCttattcatcttcatcttctaattcttcttcttctcttaTGTTTACTGATTTTGCTGGAACACCTTATTGGATGGCTCCTGAGGTTATTCATTCTCATAATGGTTACAGTTTCAAAGCTGATATTTGGTCTTTTGGGATAACTGCTTTGGAGTTGGCACATGGAAGACCACCACTTTCTCATCTTCCTCCTTCTAAGTCAATGATGCTTAACATCACCAAGAGGTTTAGGTTTTCTGATTTTGATAAATATATTTACAAGGGTCATAGTGGTGGAAGTAATAAATTTTCTAAGGCTTTTAAGGATATGGTTGCTTCTTGTTTGAATCAAGATCCTGCAAAAAGACCTTCAGCTGAGAAGTTGCTTAAGCATTCATTCTTTAAAAACTGCAAGGGACCAGAGTTTTTGGTGAAGAATGTGTTGAATGGTTTGCCTAGTGTTGAGAAAAGGTATAAAGAGATCAAAGTTACAATGGGTGCAGATTCGAATGGtaatgatgatgatggtgatgatgatgagAACTCAGTGGTGAATGTGAAGCAGAGAAGAATTAGTGGATGGAATTTCAATGAAGATGGGTTGAAACTTGAGCCGGTATTCCCAAAGGACCCGTGCAGAGAAGATCATGATGTGGTGAAACAAGTTCGGTTTGAAGAAGAAAACGCGATCCAAGTGGAGGAAGATGTTGCATCATCAGGAACTGTGATTGACGCAAACCTCAATGCTTCTGATGAGGTTGATATTGATGATGTTAGTGGTGTTGTGAAGAACCGTGAAGCTACGTTGGCGACTCTGAGTGTGTTGAAAGGGAGCTTGGAACAAGAACTGGGACAGGTGAAGTTTCTGATGAGTCTAATTGGTGGAAATGGAGAGGAGAATCATGTGGCTGAGAGCGAGGAGAAAACGGTGAAGGAGATCTCTAAGTTGAGGATGGAGTTAGAAACTGAGAGGAAGAAGAATTTGCAGTTGGAGCTGCAGCTTGAGAATATCAAGCTTCACCTAATTTCATCTACTGCTAATAGTCCTACAAGTTAA
- the LOC127087366 gene encoding LOB domain-containing protein 7, giving the protein MNINISRNGNGGTPQACSACKYQRRKCGRTCILAPYFPHERQKQFLNAHKLFGVGKITNMLKNVPLESRDLTMSTIVYQSDMRALDPVGGCYRHIHNLQSQIDFYTAQLHFTLQQIAICRAAAASSSSHHHHHHYGDIAVVPDDNNININNNNHDDEAIINPPNYQHQHQHQQQQQHFVGEQLDDMNMFQPQPQMQPQYVVDDVVGVNPNYVPLQEDLNTWVNSIPLSPPLSLQENKKEVDEVDQERLGDDHLNDDQKPGFDLINEMNSSDIVRSTIDPRHQL; this is encoded by the exons ATGAACATCAACATTTCAAGAAACGGCAACGGAGGAACCCCACAGGCTTGTTCTGCTTGTAAATACCAACGTAGGAAGTGCGGTCGAACCTGTATTCTCGCACCATATTTTCCTCACGAACGTCAAAAACAGTTCCTTAACGCCCATAAATTATTCGGTGTCGGTAAAATCACCAACATGCTTAAGAATGTTCCTCTTGAATCTAGAGACCTAACCATGTCTACTATTGTTTATCAATCTGATATGCGTGCTTTGGATCCTGTTGGTGGTTGTTATAGACATATTCACAATCTTCAATCTCAGATTGATTTTTATACCGCCCAGCTTCATTTCACTCTTCAACAGATTGCTATTTGTAGAGCTGCTGCAGCTTCTTCTTCTTcccatcatcatcatcatcattatggTGATATCGCCGTCGTTCCCGATgataataatattaatattaataataataatcatgATGATGAAGCTATTATTAATCCTCCTAAttatcaacatcaacatcaacatcagCAACAGCAGCAGCATTTTGTTGGAGAACAGTTGGATGATATGAATATGTTTCAACCGCAACCGCAAATGCAACCGCAGTATGTTGTTGATGATGTCGTCGGTGTCAACCCTAATTATGTTCCTTTACAAGAGGATCTTAACACGTGGGTGAATTCTATACCGTTGTCGCCGCCGCTATCGTTGCAGGAGAATAAAAAGGAGGTGGATGAGGTAGATCAAGAACGGCTTGGCGATGACCATTTAAATGATGATCAGAAACCCGGTTTTGACCTAATCAATGAAATGAATTCGTCGGATATCGTCAGAAGTACTATCGATCCGAGACACCAG TTATGA